The following coding sequences lie in one Lepidochelys kempii isolate rLepKem1 chromosome 18, rLepKem1.hap2, whole genome shotgun sequence genomic window:
- the LOC140900264 gene encoding LOW QUALITY PROTEIN: basic phospholipase A2 homolog Gln49-PLA2-like (The sequence of the model RefSeq protein was modified relative to this genomic sequence to represent the inferred CDS: substituted 1 base at 1 genomic stop codon) → MCINNRRWGSDLSFRGNQPSXCSCWFAGLSGAQGSLLEFRKMINQATRKSAILSYYGYGCYCGSDGRGEPKDATDWCCRAHHCCYERLKANGCYGNRQRYSYTYKDGDILCALGSWCEEQVCDCDKSTTLCLERNLKTFNSRYVRYRDSKCTGFTPRC, encoded by the exons ATGTGCATTAACAACAGGAGATGGGGGAGTGATCTTTCCTTTAGAGGAAACCAGCCTTCCTAGTGCTCTTGCTGGTTTGCAGGTCTGTCTGGGGCACAGGGGAGTCTTCTGGAGTTTCGAAAGATGATTAATCAAGCCACGAGAAAAAGTGCCATCCTCAGTTATTATGGGTACGGCTGCTACTGCGGGTCTGATGGCAGAGGGGAACCGAAGGATGCGACAGATTG GTGCTGCCGAGCTCATCACTGCTGTTACGAAAGGCTAAAAGCTAATGGATGTTATGGGAACAGACAGCGATATAGTTACACCTACAAAGACGGAGACATCCTGTGTG CTTTGGGGAGCTGGTGCGAAGAACAGGTCTGTGACTGTGACAAGAGCACGACTCTCTGCCTGGAAAGGAACCTGAAGACGTTCAACAGCCGCTACGTTCGCTACCGAGACAGCAAGTGCACAGGATTCACACCCAGGTGCTAG